The following proteins come from a genomic window of bacterium:
- a CDS encoding ABC transporter permease — translation MRKIKFPAIYIIIVIFMLLITCILQSKPGLMPELYWTYFRAAALFVLVFLVPLFNRKIRAIAQSVLKEEIRKKTLYVILFFMVLLVGIIHIFGKIAPGNQHLFISELGLSGMTMFGLLFGIFMASTAIYKEMEKKTVYVMLSYPVSRQEIVMGKFIGNVISVTLFSCVLSVVFILSLLLRFGFEKFELMLLYSCVGLMIEFMLIVAIAITTSTLLSTISNFIFVFIVFILGHMTEQITHITGRVEADSIKSAGNMLLKILPDFSRFEFKDMLNLGEVVDVNTLISSFGYALLYSAVMVSMGMLIFRKREVDRL, via the coding sequence TTGAGAAAGATAAAATTTCCGGCGATATATATTATTATAGTGATCTTTATGCTTTTGATTACTTGTATCCTGCAGTCTAAACCGGGACTTATGCCGGAGCTGTATTGGACATATTTTAGGGCGGCGGCTTTATTTGTGCTTGTTTTTCTTGTGCCTCTTTTTAACCGGAAAATCAGGGCAATCGCGCAGTCGGTCTTAAAAGAGGAAATAAGGAAAAAAACTCTTTATGTTATCCTGTTTTTTATGGTTCTGCTGGTCGGCATCATACATATTTTCGGTAAAATCGCGCCGGGAAACCAGCACCTATTCATTTCGGAATTAGGCCTTTCAGGGATGACTATGTTCGGGCTGCTCTTCGGTATTTTTATGGCGTCAACCGCCATATATAAGGAAATGGAGAAAAAGACGGTTTACGTGATGCTTTCCTATCCTGTCAGCAGGCAGGAGATAGTAATGGGTAAGTTTATAGGCAATGTCATATCGGTTACCCTGTTTTCATGTGTTCTTTCAGTTGTATTTATCCTGTCGCTTTTGCTCAGGTTTGGATTTGAGAAGTTTGAACTTATGCTCCTTTATTCATGCGTCGGCTTGATGATAGAATTTATGCTTATAGTCGCGATAGCCATAACCACTTCAACACTGCTTTCTACCATTTCAAATTTTATTTTTGTTTTTATTGTTTTTATACTTGGGCATATGACAGAACAGATTACCCATATTACGGGCAGGGTGGAGGCCGATTCGATTAAAAGCGCGGGAAATATGCTTTTGAAAATCCTACCGGACTTCAGTAGATTTGAATTTAAGGATATGCTTAATCTCGGAGAGGTAGTTGATGTAAATACCCTGATATCTTCGTTTGGTTATGCTTTATTATATTCCGCGGTAATGGTATCGATGGGAATGCTTATTTTCAGAAAAAGGGAAGTGGACCGCCTGTGA
- a CDS encoding glycosyltransferase family 2 protein, whose product MEIIALISAFNEGRYVAGVVGKAKKYCKEIIVVDDCSEDNTSDEAKSAGAAVLRHDINKGKGAAIGTGLSYLAGRNFDAVVLMDGDAQHDPDDIPVLAECMERTAADIVIGSRMHNPEDMPLIRLLTNKFMSWILRKYTKISLSDTQCGFRLIKKHVIDNLSLNSDKFEIESELIIKAAAKKFKVSEAPVKTIYGSEKSKIRPFRDTLRFIKFMLSVKKGQNAEFTGK is encoded by the coding sequence ATGGAAATAATCGCTTTAATCAGCGCGTTTAATGAAGGAAGATATGTTGCGGGCGTAGTCGGGAAAGCGAAAAAGTACTGTAAAGAGATAATTGTTGTGGACGACTGCTCAGAGGATAATACATCCGATGAAGCAAAATCGGCGGGGGCGGCTGTTTTAAGGCATGATATCAATAAAGGCAAAGGCGCGGCGATAGGAACGGGGCTTAGTTACCTGGCGGGGAGAAATTTTGATGCGGTCGTGCTGATGGATGGTGACGCCCAGCATGACCCGGATGACATTCCGGTGTTAGCCGAATGTATGGAAAGGACCGCTGCCGATATTGTAATAGGTTCCAGGATGCATAATCCGGAAGATATGCCGTTGATAAGATTGCTTACCAATAAGTTTATGAGCTGGATTCTCAGAAAGTATACGAAAATCAGTTTAAGCGATACGCAATGCGGGTTCCGTCTCATCAAGAAACATGTAATAGATAATTTAAGCTTAAATTCCGATAAGTTTGAAATTGAATCAGAACTTATCATTAAAGCGGCGGCAAAGAAGTTTAAAGTGTCTGAAGCTCCTGTAAAGACAATTTACGGTTCTGAAAAGAGCAAGATAAGACCTTTCAGAGATACTTTGAGATTTATAAAATTTATGCTGTCTGTTAAAAAAGGGCAAAATGCGGAATTTACAGGAAAATGA
- a CDS encoding acylphosphatase: MPERRAHIFYSGSVQGVGFRFTVSRLASRYNLSGYVKNLSDGRVEMMLQGEEKNISLVINDIKDNRFSGYIRDTEVQWLEPSKEFTRFEILF; encoded by the coding sequence ATGCCGGAAAGAAGAGCGCATATTTTTTATTCAGGTTCTGTCCAGGGAGTAGGTTTCAGGTTTACGGTTTCAAGACTGGCAAGCCGCTATAACCTTTCAGGCTATGTAAAAAATCTTTCCGATGGAAGAGTTGAGATGATGCTGCAGGGAGAAGAAAAAAACATATCCCTTGTGATTAATGATATAAAAGACAATCGTTTTTCAGGGTATATAAGGGACACGGAAGTACAATGGCTGGAACCGTCAAAAGAATTTACCCGGTTTGAGATATTATTTTAA
- a CDS encoding VanZ family protein, translating into MKKFLFFWVPVLVWAVIILLISSIPSSRLPEIKLFFLDKIVHFSEYFVFSALMARAFSGASKLNYKRYFVISLSFAAVFALLDEIHQIFLPTRSFDLLDLFFDLLGAFAGLIVYEKLKALLKEEVSISE; encoded by the coding sequence ATGAAAAAATTCTTATTCTTCTGGGTTCCTGTATTGGTGTGGGCTGTTATTATATTACTCATATCCTCCATACCTTCATCCAGGCTGCCTGAGATAAAATTGTTTTTTTTGGATAAAATCGTGCATTTTTCCGAATACTTTGTGTTTTCCGCGCTTATGGCAAGGGCATTTTCAGGCGCATCTAAATTGAACTACAAAAGATATTTTGTGATTTCGTTGAGTTTTGCGGCTGTTTTCGCTCTCCTGGATGAAATACATCAGATTTTTCTGCCAACCAGGTCATTTGATTTATTGGATCTTTTTTTTGATCTCCTGGGCGCTTTTGCCGGGTTGATAGTTTATGAAAAATTGAAAGCGCTCTTAAAGGAAGAGGTCAGTATCAGTGAATAA
- a CDS encoding ABC transporter ATP-binding protein, protein MENVIEIRSLKKVYRDFWNRPKVVAVDGLDLSVRRGEIFGILGPNGSGKTTTLKLLLGLIFPSSGSIKIMGVSPENMECKKNIGYMPEESYLYGFLNADEILDFYGKLNAMPEKLRKKRIDEVLDLVGLTEARKRRVEDYSKGMSRRIGLAQVLLKDPELVLLDEPTIGLDPIGSREIKDIIKGLKDRGKTVLLSSHLLAEVQTICDRIAILYRGKLVEEGKVEDLLTVSNETEIITSGLKTVEVEKIKELVNKLGGNLISVGHPKETLESLFIKLIREKSGKDS, encoded by the coding sequence ATGGAAAATGTAATAGAGATAAGATCTCTTAAAAAGGTTTACCGTGATTTCTGGAACCGCCCGAAAGTCGTAGCGGTAGACGGGCTGGATTTATCGGTCAGAAGAGGCGAAATATTCGGAATACTCGGCCCCAACGGCTCGGGCAAGACAACGACTTTGAAATTATTACTGGGGCTTATATTCCCTTCTTCCGGCTCAATCAAAATTATGGGAGTATCGCCGGAAAATATGGAATGTAAAAAAAATATCGGTTATATGCCGGAAGAATCTTATCTGTACGGGTTTCTTAATGCCGATGAAATACTGGACTTCTACGGAAAACTTAACGCTATGCCCGAAAAACTGAGGAAGAAGAGAATAGATGAAGTCCTGGATCTTGTAGGGCTTACAGAAGCGAGGAAAAGGCGGGTTGAGGACTATTCAAAAGGCATGTCGAGAAGAATAGGACTTGCGCAGGTCCTTTTGAAGGACCCGGAGTTAGTCCTGCTGGATGAACCTACAATCGGGTTGGATCCCATTGGTTCCAGGGAAATCAAGGATATCATTAAAGGCCTTAAAGACCGCGGTAAAACCGTGCTGTTATCTTCGCATCTTCTTGCCGAAGTCCAGACGATATGCGACAGGATAGCGATATTGTACAGGGGAAAACTTGTGGAGGAAGGAAAGGTGGAAGACCTGTTGACAGTAAGCAATGAAACGGAGATCATCACCTCCGGCCTGAAGACGGTAGAGGTCGAGAAGATTAAGGAACTTGTAAATAAACTGGGAGGAAATCTGATATCCGTCGGACATCCTAAAGAAACATTGGAAAGCCTTTTTATTAAACTTATCAGAGAAAAATCGGGGAAGGACAGTTGA
- a CDS encoding small multi-drug export protein, which produces MERLNFYVTLVLLVVFCGLSYAQEDSIGYRIADDLQKRGISQESAVLIIAALPIVELRGSIPVAHLMGMEPFKAYLISIAGNMIPVIPIILLLGPLTEWLSKFPFWRKFFDWFFKRTKAKASLVEKYKAVGLALFVAIPLPVTGAWTGCAAAFLFKVKPVYAFISILAGVLIAGVIMSVIAILGWIGFAIAVIVLGCLFMKVVFNILRIKRKSVV; this is translated from the coding sequence TTGGAAAGATTGAATTTTTACGTTACTCTTGTTTTATTAGTTGTTTTTTGCGGGTTATCCTATGCTCAGGAAGACAGTATAGGATACAGGATAGCGGATGACCTTCAAAAAAGGGGAATTTCGCAGGAATCCGCCGTATTGATAATCGCCGCCCTGCCGATTGTCGAACTCAGAGGTTCCATCCCGGTGGCTCACCTTATGGGAATGGAACCGTTTAAAGCGTATCTCATTTCCATAGCGGGTAATATGATACCCGTGATTCCGATAATACTCCTTCTCGGGCCTTTAACCGAGTGGCTGTCTAAATTTCCCTTCTGGAGAAAATTTTTTGACTGGTTTTTCAAAAGGACGAAAGCAAAAGCTTCCCTGGTTGAGAAGTATAAAGCCGTAGGACTCGCGTTATTTGTCGCCATACCTCTCCCTGTTACGGGCGCATGGACAGGGTGCGCGGCGGCATTTCTTTTTAAGGTGAAACCGGTTTATGCGTTTATTTCAATTCTGGCGGGGGTTTTGATAGCGGGTGTAATTATGAGTGTCATTGCGATTCTGGGATGGATAGGTTTTGCAATCGCCGTAATTGTGCTTGGATGTTTGTTTATGAAAGTGGTTTTTAATATTTTAAGAATAAAACGGAAAAGCGTTGTATGA
- the malQ gene encoding 4-alpha-glucanotransferase has protein sequence MNMGRKSGILLHPTSICGKYGIGDLGPEAYHFIDFLYNSGQKLWQVLPLNPPGYGESPYQCYSAFAGNIMLISPDLLFENGLLEKKDIADIPDFAPDRVEFEKVKKIKMNLLKKAYDSFKKTENHGLSGDFASFCRDKAWWLEDYALFMSFKNLFGGADWNEWEKDIARREGTAMEKKAVSIRDEVESQKFWQYLFFRQWLKLKGYCREKGISIIGDIPIFVSHDSADVWSHPELFRLDADGCPTVVAGVPPDYFSATGQLWGNPIYDWEKMKAGNYQWWIDRFKNLFELVDIVRLDHFRGFEAYWEVSADEETAVNGRWVKGPGEDLFNVLQTALGEMPIIAEDLGFITPEVEALRDKFGFPGMAILQFAFGKDSHESTFRPHMFKKNLVAYTGTHDNNTVVGWWKGGKHDSTRSAADIREERKNAGAYLNTDGTDVNWAFIRALMVSVANFVIFPLQDIMGLGSEARMNIPATSEGNWAWRYSGDMLKDKYGKKLKDFCVIYRR, from the coding sequence ATGAATATGGGAAGGAAAAGCGGCATATTGCTCCATCCTACTTCAATTTGCGGAAAATACGGGATAGGGGACTTGGGACCCGAAGCGTATCATTTTATCGATTTCCTTTATAATTCGGGGCAGAAGCTTTGGCAGGTCCTGCCTTTGAATCCACCGGGTTACGGCGAGTCTCCATACCAGTGTTATTCCGCTTTTGCGGGTAATATCATGTTAATAAGCCCCGATCTTCTTTTTGAAAACGGTCTTTTGGAAAAAAAGGATATCGCGGACATCCCCGATTTTGCGCCTGACAGGGTTGAATTCGAAAAAGTAAAAAAAATTAAAATGAATTTACTGAAAAAAGCATATGATAGTTTTAAAAAAACGGAAAATCATGGATTGTCCGGTGATTTTGCCTCGTTTTGCAGGGACAAAGCATGGTGGCTTGAAGATTATGCGCTCTTTATGTCATTCAAAAACCTGTTCGGAGGAGCGGACTGGAATGAATGGGAAAAAGATATTGCCCGGAGAGAAGGAACTGCAATGGAGAAAAAAGCCGTTTCAATCCGCGACGAGGTGGAATCTCAGAAATTCTGGCAGTACCTTTTTTTCAGGCAATGGTTAAAATTGAAGGGGTATTGCCGTGAAAAAGGCATAAGTATTATAGGGGATATCCCGATTTTTGTATCTCACGACAGCGCGGATGTGTGGTCCCATCCCGAACTTTTCAGGCTTGACGCCGATGGCTGCCCAACGGTGGTCGCGGGAGTTCCGCCGGATTATTTCAGCGCTACAGGCCAATTATGGGGAAACCCTATATATGATTGGGAAAAAATGAAAGCCGGCAATTATCAGTGGTGGATAGACAGGTTTAAAAATCTGTTTGAGCTGGTTGATATAGTGAGGCTGGATCATTTTCGCGGATTTGAGGCTTATTGGGAAGTTTCCGCTGATGAAGAAACAGCTGTTAACGGCAGGTGGGTTAAAGGTCCCGGAGAGGATCTTTTCAATGTTCTTCAAACGGCGCTGGGAGAAATGCCCATTATAGCCGAAGATCTGGGGTTTATTACGCCGGAAGTCGAAGCGTTGCGCGATAAATTCGGGTTTCCCGGAATGGCTATATTGCAATTTGCGTTCGGAAAAGATTCTCATGAGTCAACTTTCAGGCCCCATATGTTTAAGAAGAATTTAGTGGCTTATACGGGAACCCACGATAATAACACGGTTGTGGGTTGGTGGAAAGGCGGAAAGCATGACAGCACGAGAAGCGCGGCAGACATCAGGGAGGAAAGGAAAAACGCCGGGGCTTATCTCAACACGGACGGAACGGATGTTAACTGGGCTTTTATAAGGGCTCTTATGGTCTCGGTTGCAAACTTCGTTATTTTTCCCCTTCAGGATATTATGGGGCTCGGCAGTGAGGCGCGCATGAACATTCCGGCTACGTCGGAAGGGAATTGGGCATGGAGATACTCCGGAGATATGCTGAAAGACAAATACGGGAAAAAGCTAAAAGATTTTTGCGTGATTTATAGAAGATGA
- a CDS encoding metallophosphatase family protein — protein sequence MRVCLIGDIHSNLEALNKSLEIIKSEKPDKVFFVGDLVGYGANPSECIKLARERFDVLIAGNHDYVASGTQRCENFNPQATHAVNWTSEMLSFEEKSFLSSLPLIYDKNDICLVHASLPRPEEWRYMFDLTEVEKTAKYASGRLIFVGHSHVPMILEISDEIIKRKVNPEQKLKKNVRYIINVGSVGQPRDGDPRICMVFYDEESNTLEFQRHEYSIKTAQNKILDAGLPEMLALRLGFGK from the coding sequence ATGAGAGTATGTTTGATAGGAGATATACACAGTAACCTCGAAGCTTTGAACAAAAGTCTCGAAATAATCAAATCGGAAAAGCCGGATAAAGTATTTTTTGTCGGGGACCTTGTCGGGTACGGGGCAAATCCTTCTGAATGCATAAAACTTGCCCGCGAAAGATTTGATGTATTAATTGCGGGAAATCACGATTATGTGGCTTCGGGAACTCAAAGATGTGAAAATTTCAATCCCCAGGCGACTCATGCGGTGAACTGGACTTCCGAGATGCTGAGCTTCGAGGAAAAAAGTTTTTTGTCATCTCTGCCGCTGATTTATGATAAGAATGATATATGCCTTGTGCACGCATCGTTGCCCAGGCCTGAAGAGTGGCGTTATATGTTCGATCTTACTGAAGTCGAGAAAACCGCGAAGTATGCTTCCGGGAGGTTGATTTTTGTAGGGCATTCCCATGTCCCCATGATTCTTGAGATATCCGATGAGATAATTAAGCGTAAGGTAAATCCCGAACAAAAACTGAAAAAAAACGTCAGATATATAATAAATGTGGGATCTGTAGGCCAGCCAAGAGACGGCGATCCGAGGATTTGCATGGTTTTTTATGATGAAGAGAGTAATACACTGGAGTTTCAGCGCCACGAATACAGCATAAAAACCGCCCAGAATAAGATACTCGATGCCGGCCTGCCTGAAATGCTGGCATTAAGGCTTGGTTTTGGTAAATGA
- a CDS encoding lysophospholipid acyltransferase family protein: MVKIIYFSLLHFLALHLPRRISYAIAWFIANLNFFLNRASRRGVIANLSVIMEFKGRDIRDNSTKREIKGIARRTFINFGKYLVDFFGAGNLTRDFINRKIEINGLEALDKTIKNNKGGIFVSVHLGNWELGAIVLALLEYPINVVVLPHKNKKVDGLFVEKRTSKHVKVIPIGYALRRCFEALRKNEIVAVLGDRDTTLNGEVHKFFGKRCILPKGSVDIALRTGCNIVFGFFVRKSYDKYLFEINGPIEADKNNISRDELWDKIIVKMEEMILKYPDQWFVFYPLWS, encoded by the coding sequence ATGGTTAAGATAATATATTTTTCTTTACTGCATTTTCTGGCTTTGCATCTGCCCAGGAGGATAAGCTATGCGATAGCATGGTTTATTGCGAATTTGAATTTTTTTCTTAACAGAGCGAGCAGGAGAGGCGTTATCGCAAATTTATCCGTAATAATGGAGTTTAAAGGCAGAGACATCAGGGATAATTCAACAAAGAGGGAAATAAAAGGAATAGCCAGAAGGACTTTTATTAATTTCGGGAAATATCTTGTTGATTTTTTCGGGGCCGGGAATTTAACCAGGGATTTTATCAACAGAAAAATTGAGATAAACGGTTTAGAAGCGCTGGACAAAACGATTAAAAATAACAAAGGCGGTATTTTTGTTTCAGTTCATCTGGGTAATTGGGAGTTGGGCGCCATAGTTCTTGCGCTGCTGGAATATCCTATAAATGTTGTGGTATTGCCGCATAAAAATAAAAAAGTGGATGGATTATTTGTTGAAAAAAGGACAAGTAAACATGTAAAAGTTATCCCCATAGGGTATGCTCTCAGAAGATGTTTTGAAGCGTTAAGAAAAAATGAGATTGTGGCCGTATTAGGCGACAGGGATACTACTTTAAACGGGGAAGTGCATAAATTTTTCGGAAAAAGATGTATTTTGCCCAAAGGCTCTGTAGACATCGCGTTGCGGACAGGTTGTAATATAGTATTTGGGTTTTTTGTCAGGAAATCATATGATAAATACCTATTTGAGATTAACGGCCCGATAGAGGCTGATAAGAATAATATATCGAGAGATGAATTGTGGGACAAGATAATCGTGAAAATGGAAGAAATGATTTTAAAATATCCTGACCAGTGGTTTGTTTTTTATCCTTTATGGAGTTGA
- a CDS encoding protein-L-isoaspartate(D-aspartate) O-methyltransferase yields the protein MRNLQENDFSEQRREMVHGQLMARDIYSEKVIKAFLSVRRELFVPEESREHAYRDFPLGIGFGQTISQPYIVALMTQAADVFEGSKILEIGSGSGYQAAILAYMGAEVYSVERIQGLKELAERNCGKAGFPAVKFKIGDGSLGWPEYAPYDIVIVTAASPHIPGELVNQLKENGRMVIPVGGSAVQDLLLARKKDNNIIKQKLCGCRFVPLIGEDAWKD from the coding sequence ATGCGGAATTTACAGGAAAATGATTTTTCCGAACAAAGAAGGGAAATGGTACATGGCCAGCTCATGGCCAGGGATATATATTCTGAAAAGGTAATAAAAGCTTTTTTGTCCGTCAGGAGAGAATTATTTGTGCCTGAAGAATCCCGTGAGCACGCGTACAGGGATTTTCCTCTGGGAATAGGATTCGGACAGACTATTTCTCAGCCGTATATAGTAGCTTTAATGACACAGGCGGCAGATGTTTTTGAAGGGTCAAAAATATTGGAAATCGGGTCAGGCTCCGGGTATCAGGCCGCAATACTGGCTTATATGGGAGCGGAAGTTTACTCTGTTGAGAGAATACAGGGCTTGAAAGAACTGGCTGAGCGAAACTGCGGGAAAGCCGGTTTCCCTGCAGTCAAATTTAAAATCGGAGATGGGAGTCTCGGTTGGCCCGAATACGCTCCTTACGATATAGTCATCGTTACCGCGGCTTCTCCCCATATTCCGGGAGAACTTGTTAATCAGCTTAAGGAGAATGGCAGGATGGTTATTCCTGTGGGCGGGTCGGCGGTTCAGGATTTATTATTGGCCCGAAAAAAAGATAATAATATTATTAAGCAAAAATTATGCGGCTGCAGGTTTGTTCCTCTTATAGGAGAAGATGCTTGGAAAGATTGA
- a CDS encoding NAD(P)H-dependent oxidoreductase — translation MQVLIMYFSKTGNTKLLAEQIAKGVESRKGVKCIVKPAGEVTKEDFLGSGAIVAGSPVYFGSMAAELKEVFDRFVGLRKKMENKIGAAFATSGDGSGGKETTVFSIIQAMLIYGMIIVGDPMDATGHYGVTCVGAPDAETEKNAFKFGGRIAELAAKLGVWEKTNI, via the coding sequence ATGCAGGTCTTAATAATGTATTTTTCAAAAACAGGGAACACTAAATTACTGGCTGAACAGATAGCTAAAGGCGTTGAATCGCGGAAAGGCGTGAAATGCATAGTGAAGCCGGCCGGAGAGGTTACAAAAGAGGATTTTCTGGGTTCTGGCGCGATTGTCGCCGGTTCCCCGGTGTATTTTGGTTCTATGGCGGCGGAATTGAAAGAAGTTTTTGACAGGTTTGTGGGTCTGAGAAAGAAGATGGAAAATAAAATCGGAGCCGCGTTTGCGACTTCGGGAGACGGGTCCGGAGGCAAGGAAACGACGGTTTTTTCCATAATTCAGGCAATGCTTATATACGGTATGATAATTGTCGGAGACCCGATGGATGCTACGGGGCATTACGGCGTGACCTGTGTGGGAGCTCCGGATGCGGAAACGGAAAAAAACGCGTTCAAATTCGGCGGGAGAATAGCCGAACTGGCGGCGAAACTTGGGGTTTGGGAGAAAACAAATATATGA